In one Spirosoma rigui genomic region, the following are encoded:
- a CDS encoding AI-2E family transporter, translating into MDLRPREIQLPSYARVTCVLLSLVIIIYGLHTLQGVLIPLVFAILFAVLLFPLARRLESWKIPRILAIIMCLILTLAVITGILYTVSLQISSFAEVIPKLIERGNKYLDQLQTFADERFNIDRQRQVSEVRKYVNQALAEGGAILTSTLLATTSTLTDVFLVLLFIFFFLLYRDFFRSFFYKAFEDTRKSKIDAVMQGIYTVVKDYLAGLVLVILIIGTLMTVGLLILGIDYAVFFGFFGACLVLIPYFGISLGSLLPAAYALVTDDNPLKALGVIGIFLFVQTIEGNFITPYIVGSKVSINPLAAIIVLILWENVWGFPGLILALPMTAILKVIFDAVDSLKPYGFLIGEAEKPRPPIKNFQDLADQLPKRAKKIGEVNEKH; encoded by the coding sequence ATGGACTTACGACCTCGGGAAATCCAGCTCCCCTCCTATGCCAGAGTAACCTGCGTGTTACTGTCGCTGGTAATCATCATTTATGGTTTACACACGCTGCAGGGTGTGCTTATTCCGCTTGTCTTCGCCATTTTGTTTGCGGTATTACTTTTCCCGTTGGCCCGGCGGCTCGAAAGCTGGAAAATACCCAGAATTCTGGCCATTATCATGTGCCTGATTTTGACCCTGGCCGTTATTACGGGCATTTTATACACTGTTTCGCTTCAAATCAGCAGCTTCGCCGAAGTTATACCCAAGCTGATTGAGCGGGGCAATAAATACCTCGACCAATTGCAAACGTTTGCCGACGAACGTTTTAACATCGACAGGCAACGGCAGGTGTCGGAAGTCAGGAAATACGTCAATCAGGCGCTGGCCGAAGGTGGAGCCATCCTAACCTCAACGTTACTGGCTACCACGAGCACGCTGACCGACGTTTTTCTGGTACTGCTGTTTATTTTCTTCTTCCTGCTCTACCGGGATTTCTTCCGTTCGTTTTTCTACAAAGCTTTCGAAGACACGCGCAAATCGAAAATAGATGCCGTGATGCAGGGTATTTACACGGTCGTCAAAGACTACCTCGCCGGACTGGTGCTGGTTATTTTGATCATTGGCACGTTAATGACCGTCGGCTTGCTGATTTTAGGAATTGATTACGCTGTCTTCTTTGGTTTCTTTGGCGCCTGCCTCGTTTTGATCCCGTATTTCGGCATTTCATTGGGTTCATTGCTACCTGCTGCCTATGCCCTCGTTACAGACGATAACCCGCTCAAAGCGCTGGGCGTCATTGGTATTTTTCTGTTTGTGCAGACAATAGAAGGTAACTTCATTACGCCCTACATTGTCGGCTCCAAAGTCAGTATCAATCCACTGGCGGCCATTATCGTCCTGATCTTGTGGGAAAACGTATGGGGTTTCCCTGGTTTGATTCTGGCTCTGCCAATGACCGCCATCCTGAAAGTAATTTTCGACGCTGTCGATTCCCTGAAACCGTACGGGTTCCTGATCGGCGAAGCCGAGAAACCGCGCCCTCCTATCAAAAATTTCCAGGATCTTGCCGATCAGCTCCCCAAACGAGCCAAAAAGATCGGTGAAGTGAACGAGAAACATTAG
- a CDS encoding 3-keto-disaccharide hydrolase — MKVSYVLICLFLSLLSGTSQGQEPLTSSSLEGRWDMVVDMAGKQSPGWLEVRHSGNHTLVGRVMFLFGSARPIAKINYTNGTFDFSVPPQWDKGDTDLQFKGTISAGSLTGTVTYVDNKVYTWTASKAPSLRRNKAPQWGSPLPLFNGKDSKSWHTTGPNQWVVEAGVLKSPKPGANLITNQVFTDFKLHAEFRYPKGGNSGIYLRGRYEVQLTDSKGLEPLDDQFGGVYGLLAPNEMAAKAAGEWQSIDITLIGRRVTIVANGIPIIIDQVIPGITGGALDSREGEPGPIMLQGDHEAIEFRNISIIPVKQ; from the coding sequence ATGAAAGTCAGTTATGTATTGATTTGTCTTTTCCTGAGTCTCTTGTCAGGTACGAGCCAGGGGCAGGAGCCGTTAACGTCCAGTTCTTTGGAAGGCCGGTGGGATATGGTCGTAGACATGGCTGGTAAACAGTCGCCGGGCTGGCTGGAAGTAAGGCATTCCGGCAATCACACCCTCGTCGGGCGGGTGATGTTCCTGTTCGGTAGTGCCCGACCCATTGCAAAAATCAACTACACCAACGGAACGTTCGATTTCTCGGTCCCTCCCCAATGGGATAAGGGTGATACTGACCTTCAGTTTAAAGGAACCATCAGTGCCGGTTCCCTGACCGGAACCGTTACCTACGTCGACAATAAAGTGTACACGTGGACAGCCAGTAAAGCGCCATCCCTCCGGCGAAACAAAGCTCCTCAGTGGGGTAGTCCGCTGCCGCTGTTCAACGGAAAAGATAGTAAGAGCTGGCATACAACCGGGCCAAATCAATGGGTTGTTGAGGCTGGTGTATTGAAAAGCCCAAAACCGGGTGCCAATCTGATTACCAATCAGGTATTCACTGATTTTAAATTACACGCCGAGTTCCGTTACCCCAAAGGAGGGAATAGTGGCATATACCTTCGGGGACGCTACGAAGTGCAGTTAACTGACAGCAAAGGACTCGAGCCACTCGATGACCAGTTCGGCGGGGTTTATGGCCTCCTCGCTCCCAATGAAATGGCTGCCAAAGCTGCGGGCGAATGGCAGTCTATCGACATTACGCTCATTGGACGCAGAGTAACGATCGTAGCGAATGGCATTCCCATAATCATCGATCAGGTAATCCCTGGTATTACGGGTGGTGCACTGGATAGCCGGGAAGGAGAACCTGGCCCTATCATGCTACAGGGTGACCACGAGGCTATCGAATTTCGAAACATCTCGATCATTCCGGTTAAACAATAG
- a CDS encoding ATP-dependent helicase, with protein MIDYLSSLNDPQREAVMHGDGPLMIIAGAGSGKTRVLTYRIAHLIENGVDPFRILSLTFTNKAAGEMRKRIESVVGTEARNIWMGTFHSVFAKILRIEAKAIGYTSNFSIYDTDDSKSLIRTLVKEMGLDDKVYRANSVFGRISGAKNRLIGPDDYINNAIIQADDEAARMPHVGRIYKQYAMRCFAANAMDFDDLLFNTNVLFRDHLDILNKYQHKFQHVMVDEFQDTNVSQYLITRKLAAVHQNICIVGDDAQSIYAFRGANIENILNFQRDYGKENVKIVKLEENYRSTNTIVQAANSIIARNKNQLEKRVFTSNEDGPLIDVIKASSDNEEGRLVASSIFEAKMNDSLVNNDFAILYRTNAQSRAFEEALRKVSIKYRIIGGLSFYQRKEIKDLIAYLRFTVNQQDEEAFKRIINLPKRGIGDTTVAKISVIAAEKEDSVWEIVADINKHITGRSALAIEAFADLIKSFKLLLDQKDAFDVASHIAKASGLLKELYDDKTVEGLARYENVQELLNAIKEFVDNPDNEDKSLSAFLQSVSLLTTADEKEDDGDNDRVTLMTIHAAKGLEFKHVNIVGLEEDLFPSQMMLESRSDLEEERRLFYVAITRAEKRLTVSYAETRYHYGRLKMCEPSRFLMEIDQKYLKISKQRSAPSRMDFDRPERDRSETTSTGSMAFVRSLAQKTARSQAPQPTVSHTPSADFAPTSTAELAAGQRVEHAKFGFGTVKAVDVNGTERKATIAFEKAGEKVLLLSFAKLRVVS; from the coding sequence ATGATCGATTACTTATCAAGTTTGAATGACCCCCAGCGCGAAGCCGTCATGCACGGCGACGGACCGCTGATGATTATAGCCGGTGCCGGTTCGGGCAAAACCCGCGTACTGACCTACCGCATTGCGCACCTGATTGAAAATGGCGTCGATCCGTTCCGGATTCTGTCGCTCACCTTTACCAACAAGGCCGCCGGTGAAATGCGGAAACGCATCGAAAGCGTGGTAGGCACCGAAGCCCGCAACATCTGGATGGGTACGTTCCACTCCGTGTTTGCCAAAATTCTCCGTATCGAAGCCAAAGCCATCGGCTATACCTCCAATTTCTCGATCTACGATACCGACGACTCCAAGTCGCTGATCCGTACCCTCGTGAAGGAAATGGGACTCGACGACAAGGTATACCGGGCCAACAGCGTGTTCGGGCGGATATCGGGTGCCAAGAACCGGCTCATTGGGCCGGACGATTATATCAACAATGCCATCATTCAGGCCGACGACGAAGCGGCCCGGATGCCCCACGTTGGCCGGATTTATAAGCAGTATGCCATGCGGTGCTTTGCGGCCAATGCCATGGACTTCGACGATCTGCTGTTTAACACGAACGTCCTGTTTCGCGACCACCTCGATATTCTGAACAAGTACCAGCATAAATTTCAGCACGTGATGGTCGATGAGTTTCAGGATACCAACGTATCCCAGTACCTGATCACGCGCAAACTGGCGGCCGTTCACCAGAACATCTGTATCGTCGGCGACGATGCACAGAGTATCTATGCGTTCCGGGGAGCCAACATCGAGAACATCCTGAACTTCCAGCGCGACTACGGTAAGGAAAACGTCAAGATTGTGAAGCTGGAGGAGAATTACCGTTCTACCAATACCATCGTGCAGGCGGCTAATTCGATCATAGCCCGCAATAAAAACCAGCTGGAGAAGCGCGTTTTTACCTCCAACGAAGACGGTCCGCTGATTGATGTGATTAAGGCCTCGTCGGACAACGAAGAAGGGCGTCTGGTGGCTTCGTCTATTTTCGAAGCCAAAATGAACGACTCGCTGGTCAACAACGACTTCGCCATCTTATACCGGACTAACGCTCAGTCGCGGGCGTTCGAAGAAGCGCTGCGAAAGGTGAGCATTAAATACCGTATCATCGGCGGTCTGTCGTTCTACCAGCGCAAGGAGATCAAAGACCTCATTGCCTACCTGCGCTTTACGGTGAACCAGCAGGACGAAGAAGCCTTCAAGCGGATCATCAACCTGCCCAAGCGCGGTATCGGTGATACGACCGTTGCCAAAATAAGCGTGATTGCCGCCGAGAAGGAGGATTCGGTTTGGGAGATCGTTGCCGATATTAACAAACATATTACGGGCCGGTCGGCGCTGGCGATCGAAGCATTTGCTGATCTGATCAAGAGCTTCAAACTGCTGCTCGATCAGAAAGATGCCTTTGACGTAGCCTCGCACATTGCCAAAGCGTCGGGCCTGCTTAAAGAACTCTACGACGACAAAACCGTAGAAGGTCTCGCCCGCTACGAAAACGTGCAGGAGTTGCTGAACGCCATCAAGGAGTTTGTCGATAATCCTGACAACGAAGACAAAAGCCTGAGCGCCTTCCTGCAGTCGGTTTCGTTGCTCACTACCGCCGACGAGAAAGAAGACGACGGTGACAACGACCGGGTGACACTCATGACCATCCACGCGGCCAAAGGGCTGGAGTTCAAGCACGTCAATATCGTTGGGCTGGAGGAGGACCTGTTCCCGAGTCAGATGATGCTCGAAAGCCGGAGCGATCTGGAAGAGGAACGACGGCTGTTTTACGTAGCCATCACCCGCGCCGAAAAGCGCCTGACGGTATCCTACGCCGAAACCCGGTACCACTACGGTCGCCTGAAAATGTGCGAGCCGAGCCGGTTTCTGATGGAAATTGATCAGAAATACCTGAAAATTTCGAAACAGCGGTCGGCCCCGAGCCGAATGGATTTTGACCGGCCGGAGCGCGACCGGAGCGAAACGACATCGACCGGGTCCATGGCGTTTGTCCGATCGCTGGCGCAGAAAACGGCGCGCTCGCAGGCTCCGCAGCCAACTGTCTCGCACACGCCATCGGCTGACTTTGCCCCAACCAGTACCGCCGAACTGGCTGCCGGTCAGCGGGTTGAGCACGCCAAATTTGGATTTGGTACGGTGAAGGCTGTTGACGTGAACGGTACCGAGCGAAAGGCAACGATTGCTTTTGAAAAAGCGGGGGAGAAGGTGCTGTTGCTTAGTTTCGCGAAGTTGCGCGTGGTGTCATGA
- a CDS encoding RNA polymerase sigma factor has protein sequence MDSKPYPDRHSDLVKRCQQGERRAQYDLYQQYVKAMYNVCLRIVNHEAEAEDVLQEAFIDAFSHIGSFRGQSTFGAWLKQIVVNRAINHLRGRRLALVSLDSIPFGDEDNDGTGQPDFADTEPYDEEGVQLEVERVRRALSQLPEGYRVVLSLYLFEGYDHEEIGNVLNISETTSRTQYLRGKKRLLDLLK, from the coding sequence TTGGACTCCAAACCGTACCCAGACCGGCATAGTGATCTGGTTAAACGCTGTCAGCAAGGCGAGCGACGGGCTCAGTATGACCTGTATCAGCAGTACGTGAAGGCCATGTACAATGTTTGCCTGCGCATCGTTAATCACGAAGCTGAAGCCGAAGATGTGCTGCAGGAAGCGTTCATTGACGCCTTCAGCCACATTGGTTCGTTCCGGGGGCAAAGCACATTTGGCGCCTGGCTGAAGCAGATCGTCGTTAACCGGGCCATCAACCACCTGCGCGGCCGCCGGCTGGCCCTGGTGAGTCTGGATTCGATCCCGTTTGGCGACGAAGACAACGACGGTACAGGCCAGCCCGATTTTGCCGATACCGAGCCGTATGATGAAGAAGGTGTGCAGTTGGAAGTGGAACGGGTTCGACGGGCGTTGAGCCAGTTACCCGAAGGTTACCGGGTGGTACTCTCGCTGTACCTGTTTGAAGGATATGACCACGAGGAAATTGGTAACGTATTAAACATTAGCGAAACAACGTCCCGCACCCAGTATCTGCGGGGAAAAAAACGCCTGCTTGACTTGTTAAAGTAA
- a CDS encoding response regulator transcription factor, which produces MSAAKAAQPLHRVLVVDDDADIVEMLEYNLTKEGYDVRTATDGRKALEVARTYLPELVVLDIMMPHLDGIEAGRQLRDIPEMRQTYILYLTARSEEYSEVAAFDVGADDYITKPIKPRALMSRINALFRREAQKADPGEQITIADLNINRKNYSVSQGDKSVILPKKEFELLFFLAQHPNKVFSREELLQKIWGADIYVLERTVDVHIRKLREKIGDTHIRTLKGVGYMFTDAAE; this is translated from the coding sequence ATGAGTGCTGCAAAAGCTGCTCAACCATTGCATCGAGTTTTAGTCGTTGATGACGACGCCGACATTGTCGAAATGCTCGAATACAACCTCACCAAAGAAGGCTACGATGTACGCACGGCTACTGATGGACGCAAAGCGCTCGAAGTGGCCCGTACCTACCTGCCCGAACTGGTCGTACTTGACATTATGATGCCCCACCTGGATGGGATCGAAGCCGGTCGTCAGTTGCGGGACATCCCGGAAATGCGCCAGACCTATATTCTGTACCTCACAGCTCGCTCGGAAGAGTACTCGGAGGTGGCAGCGTTCGACGTAGGTGCCGATGATTACATTACGAAACCTATCAAGCCCCGCGCCCTGATGAGTCGTATCAATGCTCTGTTCCGGCGGGAAGCCCAGAAGGCCGATCCCGGTGAGCAGATTACCATTGCCGACCTGAATATCAACCGGAAGAATTACTCCGTCAGCCAGGGCGATAAATCGGTTATTCTGCCCAAGAAGGAGTTTGAACTGCTGTTCTTTCTGGCCCAGCATCCCAACAAAGTATTCAGCCGCGAAGAGCTGCTGCAAAAGATATGGGGTGCCGATATTTATGTGCTCGAACGTACGGTCGATGTTCACATCCGTAAACTCCGTGAAAAAATTGGCGATACGCACATCCGCACCCTCAAGGGTGTAGGCTATATGTTTACCGACGCGGCCGAGTAG
- a CDS encoding sensor histidine kinase codes for MSLSPRIIALLLACLISALTVVFLTFVEGVTNTMLFVVGLSSFVVSFFLVLYAIELLVFREVNKMYKTIHKLKIRDFTISRKTIIKNTNPFKKLNDEIFVYVAKKQKEIDELKRLEQFRREFLADVSHELKTPIFAAQGFIHTLIDGAVDDEKVRDKFLSKAAKSLDGLDALVKDLVALSQLETGEVKMNFVRVDLRHVTQEIFEQLEKIAHTKHISLEFKATHAGSIWAKADPQRITQVMTNLIENAVKYGNENGRVVVSLEEDKKQVVVSVRDDGPGIPPEHLSRIFERFYRVEKSRSKDRGGTGLGLAIVKHILNAHKAKITVMSKLEKGTTFRFKLERMDQ; via the coding sequence ATGTCCCTGAGTCCCCGTATTATTGCGCTGTTGCTGGCGTGTCTGATTTCGGCACTTACCGTCGTTTTTCTGACATTTGTCGAGGGTGTTACCAACACGATGTTGTTCGTGGTTGGCCTTTCATCTTTTGTTGTCTCCTTTTTCCTCGTCCTGTATGCCATTGAACTGCTGGTATTTCGTGAGGTAAACAAGATGTACAAGACGATCCACAAACTGAAGATCCGCGACTTCACGATTTCCCGCAAAACGATTATCAAAAACACGAATCCGTTCAAGAAACTGAACGATGAAATTTTCGTGTATGTCGCCAAGAAACAGAAGGAGATCGACGAACTGAAACGGCTGGAGCAATTCCGGCGCGAGTTTCTGGCCGATGTATCACACGAGTTGAAAACGCCAATTTTTGCCGCTCAGGGCTTTATTCATACGCTCATTGATGGCGCTGTCGATGATGAAAAGGTGCGTGATAAATTTTTGTCTAAAGCCGCTAAAAGCCTCGATGGTCTCGACGCGCTGGTGAAGGACCTGGTAGCCCTTTCCCAGCTGGAAACCGGCGAAGTAAAAATGAACTTCGTTCGGGTCGATTTACGGCACGTAACGCAGGAAATTTTCGAGCAACTGGAAAAGATCGCGCATACCAAACACATCTCGCTCGAATTCAAAGCGACCCACGCTGGCTCCATCTGGGCAAAAGCAGACCCGCAGCGTATTACGCAGGTTATGACGAACCTGATCGAAAACGCGGTGAAGTACGGTAATGAGAACGGTCGTGTGGTGGTGTCGTTGGAGGAGGACAAAAAACAGGTAGTCGTATCCGTCCGGGATGATGGTCCCGGCATTCCGCCGGAACACCTGAGCCGAATATTTGAACGGTTTTACCGGGTTGAGAAGAGCCGGTCCAAAGACCGGGGCGGTACCGGTCTGGGCCTGGCTATCGTCAAGCATATTCTCAACGCCCACAAGGCCAAAATTACCGTTATGAGCAAGCTGGAGAAGGGAACAACCTTCCGCTTCAAACTGGAAAGGATGGATCAATAA
- a CDS encoding aspartyl protease family protein, translated as MKTLVLLVVLVCTGLAARGDDNLRTPDKDRYGFFIAGNRSWTRIPFQLHSNLIIVPVRVNESDTLQFILDTGVSNTIITDPSAFRQQPLRLTRKIKLAGAGEGGSLTASVAIDNRLSLGGLKASHHNLVILDEDILKLSEYVGTPVHGIFGYEIFANFVVNVDFQRREITLMDPKKYHYKKRKGDRYPITIQDTKAYTDALSVFDGEKSLPLRVVLDTGAGHALLLDRSRSTASMPLPVKIIRAQLGRGLNGVINGSMGRIQKVRFGRYELDNILASFPDSTSFGMKLIDMPERQGNVGCELLRRFNVTFNYPDRYVVMKPIKRLMREGFEHDMSGMELRAKGDRYRTYYVDKIIDGSPADMAGLKEGDELLFINNSSVNELSISDIYKVLQKGEGKEVSLLVRRSGQIVIASFALKRII; from the coding sequence ATGAAAACGCTGGTTCTACTCGTCGTGCTTGTATGCACCGGCCTGGCCGCACGGGGCGATGACAACCTCCGGACGCCGGATAAGGATCGTTACGGCTTTTTCATCGCCGGGAACCGCAGTTGGACCCGAATTCCGTTCCAGCTCCATTCCAACCTAATCATTGTTCCGGTTCGGGTCAATGAGTCAGATACATTGCAGTTTATTCTGGATACGGGTGTCAGCAACACCATCATCACCGATCCCTCGGCCTTCCGCCAGCAACCCCTGCGCCTGACGCGCAAGATCAAACTGGCAGGTGCCGGTGAGGGCGGCAGCTTAACCGCGTCGGTAGCTATCGACAACCGTCTGAGCCTGGGCGGGCTCAAAGCATCGCACCATAATCTGGTCATTCTGGACGAAGATATCCTCAAACTGTCGGAGTATGTAGGAACCCCTGTGCATGGTATTTTCGGCTACGAGATCTTCGCCAATTTTGTGGTGAATGTCGATTTCCAACGTCGGGAAATCACGCTGATGGACCCCAAAAAATACCATTACAAAAAGCGGAAAGGTGACCGCTACCCCATCACCATCCAGGATACCAAAGCCTATACCGATGCTCTGTCGGTGTTTGACGGCGAAAAGTCGCTGCCGTTGCGGGTGGTACTCGATACGGGTGCTGGTCACGCCCTGCTGCTCGACCGGTCGCGTAGTACGGCTTCAATGCCACTCCCCGTCAAAATTATCCGGGCGCAGCTGGGCCGGGGTCTCAACGGGGTCATCAACGGCAGCATGGGCCGGATTCAGAAAGTACGTTTTGGCCGGTATGAGCTGGATAACATCCTGGCTTCGTTCCCCGACAGTACTTCATTTGGAATGAAATTAATTGACATGCCTGAGCGGCAGGGTAATGTAGGCTGCGAACTCCTGCGCCGGTTCAATGTCACATTCAATTACCCCGACCGCTACGTTGTCATGAAGCCCATTAAACGGCTGATGCGGGAGGGCTTCGAGCACGACATGAGTGGTATGGAGCTACGGGCCAAAGGGGATCGTTACCGTACTTACTACGTCGATAAGATCATTGACGGGTCGCCCGCCGACATGGCTGGTCTGAAAGAAGGGGACGAACTCCTGTTTATCAACAACAGCTCTGTCAACGAACTGTCGATCAGCGATATCTACAAAGTCCTTCAGAAGGGAGAAGGCAAGGAAGTGTCGCTCCTGGTTCGGCGCAGCGGGCAGATCGTCATTGCCAGTTTCGCGCTCAAACGAATCATATAA
- a CDS encoding cupin domain-containing protein, with protein MDTAPYYIQSLRLQPHPEGGYFAETYRSAEEIGQDALPGRFGGARSFGTAIYFLLEHHNISALHRIQSDEIWHFYAGGALEIFMITPTGELTVVRLGRNPEKGEVFQAVVPAGCWFGSAPAAGVDFSLVGCTVAPGFDFADFEMADRDKLVAEFPAHREVIDRLSYLPGTHQTKRSYS; from the coding sequence ATGGATACCGCTCCGTATTATATCCAGTCGCTCAGGCTACAGCCTCACCCGGAGGGCGGCTACTTCGCCGAAACCTACCGCTCGGCCGAAGAGATCGGTCAGGATGCCCTGCCCGGCCGTTTCGGTGGTGCGCGTTCATTTGGGACCGCTATTTACTTTCTGCTCGAACACCACAATATCTCCGCGCTGCATCGTATCCAGTCCGATGAAATCTGGCATTTCTACGCGGGTGGCGCGCTGGAGATTTTTATGATTACCCCAACCGGCGAGTTGACGGTTGTCCGGCTGGGGCGTAATCCCGAAAAGGGGGAAGTCTTTCAGGCAGTCGTTCCGGCGGGTTGCTGGTTCGGCTCTGCTCCCGCAGCGGGTGTCGACTTCTCGCTGGTTGGCTGTACCGTAGCACCGGGCTTCGACTTTGCCGATTTCGAAATGGCCGACCGAGACAAACTGGTAGCTGAGTTTCCAGCCCACAGAGAAGTAATTGACAGGCTATCTTACTTACCCGGAACACACCAAACAAAACGATCTTACTCGTAG
- the tpiA gene encoding triose-phosphate isomerase encodes MRKKIVAGNWKMNKTAEEAKALLSEVVNMIKDEVTSDVEVVLCPPALYLTTFRQYVTAGGKISLGAQNCHEKASGAYTGEISAPMLKSIGVDYVILGHSERRQYFGETNAQLAEKVNIALENGLTPIFCCGESRELRENGDYDAFVKNQLTESLFHLSAESFGKVVIAYEPIWAIGTGLTASSGQAQDMHFELRRHIADQYGDAIAQDTSILYGGSANEKNAAELFAQPDVDGGLIGGASLKSREFTIVVKAA; translated from the coding sequence ATGCGTAAAAAAATTGTTGCCGGTAACTGGAAAATGAACAAGACAGCCGAGGAAGCCAAGGCGCTGCTATCGGAAGTTGTCAACATGATTAAGGACGAAGTCACGAGCGATGTTGAGGTGGTGCTGTGTCCTCCTGCACTATACCTGACCACTTTCAGACAGTACGTGACGGCGGGCGGCAAAATTTCGCTTGGTGCACAGAATTGCCACGAGAAAGCGTCGGGTGCCTACACGGGCGAAATCTCGGCACCAATGCTCAAATCAATCGGTGTTGACTATGTCATTCTGGGACACAGCGAGCGCCGGCAGTATTTTGGCGAAACCAACGCGCAACTGGCGGAGAAAGTAAACATCGCGCTCGAAAATGGCTTGACGCCTATCTTCTGCTGCGGTGAGTCGCGGGAGCTGCGGGAAAATGGGGATTATGATGCTTTCGTAAAAAATCAGCTGACCGAAAGCCTGTTCCACCTGTCGGCAGAATCATTTGGCAAGGTTGTTATTGCTTATGAGCCAATCTGGGCTATTGGTACGGGTTTGACGGCTTCATCGGGTCAGGCGCAGGATATGCACTTCGAACTGCGTCGGCACATTGCTGATCAGTACGGTGATGCCATAGCGCAGGATACAAGTATTTTATACGGCGGTAGCGCCAACGAAAAGAACGCGGCCGAACTGTTCGCGCAGCCCGACGTTGACGGTGGCCTGATTGGTGGTGCCTCGCTCAAATCGCGCGAGTTCACAATCGTCGTAAAAGCCGCTTAA